Proteins from a genomic interval of Harpia harpyja isolate bHarHar1 chromosome 7, bHarHar1 primary haplotype, whole genome shotgun sequence:
- the PARK7 gene encoding Parkinson disease protein 7: MASKRALVILAKGAEEMETVIPTDVMRRAGIKVTVAGLTGKEPVQCSRDVFICPDASLEDARKEGPYDVVVLPGGNLGAQNLSESPAVKDILKDQESRKGLIAAICAGPTALLAHGIGFGSKVTTHPLAKDKMMNGAHYSYSESRVEKDGNILTSRGPGTSFEFGLAIVETLMGKEVAEQVKAPLILKE; this comes from the exons ATGGCCTCGAAAAGAGCGTTGGTGATTCTTGCAAAAGGGGCAGAGGAAATGGAAACTGTAATCCCCACTGATGTTATGAGAAGAGCTGGG ATCAAGGTGACTGTTGCAGGCCTAACAGGAAAAGAACCGGTGCAGTGCAGTCGAGATGTCTTCATTTGTCCTGATGCCAGTCTTGAAGATGCCAGAAAAGAG gggCCTTACGATGTCGTGGTCCTGCCTGGGGGTAACCTTGGAGCTCAAAACTTGTCAGAG TCTCCTGCTGTGAAAGACATTTTGAAGGACcaggaaagcagaaaaggcctgatTGCTGCTATATGTGCAG GTCCTACTGCCCTTCTGGCACATGGAATAGGGTTTGGAAGCAAAGTCACAACACATCCTTTGGCCAAAGATAAAATGATGAATGGAG CACACTACTCCTACTCCGAGAGCCGCGTGGAGAAAGATGGGAACATCCTCACCAGCCGCGGCCCTGGTACCAGCTTTGAATTTGGGTTGGCCATTGTTGAAACGCTGATGGGGAAGGAAGTGGCCGAACAGGTGAAGGCACCCCTAATACTGAAAGAGTGA
- the TNFRSF9 gene encoding tumor necrosis factor receptor superfamily member 9 isoform X1 — protein MGPAAARAGRALLPAALLALALSPAPAAALPCGADCPAGTFVVMAGCGRGAGAGCRQCPPDTFSSAAGLRGCTLCRKCEGRFRYLKECSSKSDAECTCKEGYRCSGDGCSRCDPSCGVGQENTGRGCQTCRYGTFNDQPNGSCKNWTKCSANQVLEPGTAAKDVICKHASDNPTLVTTLPTTSPAIPFSITVPGEDLQMDIIRISLTVAGLFCIVFLLPLCVCFGVWQKKKLHAVFKKMHTTPEQSIQEDDACSCRFPEEEQGEYQDHSKSTEFRDLLVN, from the exons ATGGGAccggcggcagcgcgggcggGCCGGGCGCTCTTGCCGGCGGcgctgctggcgctggcgctgagcccggcgcccgccgccgccctgccgTGCGGCGCCGACTGCCCCGCGG GTACCTTCGTGGTGATGGCGGGCTGCGGGCGCGGCGCGGGAGCGGGCTGCCGGCAGTGCCCGCCCGACACCTTCTCCAGCGCGGCGGGACTCCGCGGCTGCACCCTCTGCCGGAAGTGCGAAG GGAGATTCAGGTACTTAAAAGAGTGCTCCTCAAAAAGCGATGCTGAATGCACGTGCAAGGAGGGGTACCGCTGCAGCGGCGACGGCTGCTCCCGCTGCGACCCAAGCTGCGGCGTGGGCCAGGAGAACACCGGGAGGG GCTGCCAAACTTGCCGCTATGGAACTTTTAATGATCAGCCCAATGGCTCCTGTAAAAACTGGACAAA GTGCTCTGCAAACCAGGTTCTGGAGCCTGGAACTGCAGCAAAAGACGTCATTTGCAAACACGCTTCAGATAATCCCACTTTAGTCACTACTCTACCTACCACGTCTCCTGCAATTCCATTTTCTATCACTGTGCCAG GGGAAGACCTCCAGATGGACATTATCAGAATTTCTCTTACCGTAGCTGGGCTGTTTTGCATAGTGTTTCTGCTACCTTTGTGCGTATGCTTTGGTGTCTGGCAGAAAAAGAAGCTACATGCTGTCTTCAAGAAAA TGCACACCACACCTGAACAGTCAATTCAGGAAGATGATGCCTGCAGCTGCCGCTTTCCTGAGGAAGAACAAGGTGAATATCAGGACCATAGCAAATCCACAGAATTCAGAGATCTTTTGGTGAACTAG
- the TNFRSF9 gene encoding tumor necrosis factor receptor superfamily member 9 isoform X2 encodes MAGCGRGAGAGCRQCPPDTFSSAAGLRGCTLCRKCEGRFRYLKECSSKSDAECTCKEGYRCSGDGCSRCDPSCGVGQENTGRGCQTCRYGTFNDQPNGSCKNWTKCSANQVLEPGTAAKDVICKHASDNPTLVTTLPTTSPAIPFSITVPGEDLQMDIIRISLTVAGLFCIVFLLPLCVCFGVWQKKKLHAVFKKMHTTPEQSIQEDDACSCRFPEEEQGEYQDHSKSTEFRDLLVN; translated from the exons ATGGCGGGCTGCGGGCGCGGCGCGGGAGCGGGCTGCCGGCAGTGCCCGCCCGACACCTTCTCCAGCGCGGCGGGACTCCGCGGCTGCACCCTCTGCCGGAAGTGCGAAG GGAGATTCAGGTACTTAAAAGAGTGCTCCTCAAAAAGCGATGCTGAATGCACGTGCAAGGAGGGGTACCGCTGCAGCGGCGACGGCTGCTCCCGCTGCGACCCAAGCTGCGGCGTGGGCCAGGAGAACACCGGGAGGG GCTGCCAAACTTGCCGCTATGGAACTTTTAATGATCAGCCCAATGGCTCCTGTAAAAACTGGACAAA GTGCTCTGCAAACCAGGTTCTGGAGCCTGGAACTGCAGCAAAAGACGTCATTTGCAAACACGCTTCAGATAATCCCACTTTAGTCACTACTCTACCTACCACGTCTCCTGCAATTCCATTTTCTATCACTGTGCCAG GGGAAGACCTCCAGATGGACATTATCAGAATTTCTCTTACCGTAGCTGGGCTGTTTTGCATAGTGTTTCTGCTACCTTTGTGCGTATGCTTTGGTGTCTGGCAGAAAAAGAAGCTACATGCTGTCTTCAAGAAAA TGCACACCACACCTGAACAGTCAATTCAGGAAGATGATGCCTGCAGCTGCCGCTTTCCTGAGGAAGAACAAGGTGAATATCAGGACCATAGCAAATCCACAGAATTCAGAGATCTTTTGGTGAACTAG